A region from the Streptomyces lydicus genome encodes:
- a CDS encoding acyl-CoA dehydrogenase: MGHYKSNLRDIEFNLFEVLGRDSVYGTGPFAEMDVDTAKSVLSEIARLSENELAESFTDADRNPPVFDPDTNTAPVPDTFKKSYQAFMDAEWWRLGIPEELGGTTAPRSLLWGFAETILGANPAVWMYASGPAFAGVLFEEGTEEQHRIAQLMVDKQWGSTMVLTEPDAGSDVGAGRTKAVQQEDGTWHIEGVKRFITSGEHDMSENIVHFVLARPEGAGPGTKGLSLFIVPKYDFDWETGELGERNGAYATNVEHKMGLKASNTCEMTFGANHPAKGWLLGEKHDGIRQMFKIIEFARMMVGTKAIATLSTGYLNALEYAKERVQGPDLAAFTDKTAPRVTITHHPDVRRSLMTQKAYAEGMRALVLYTATVQDEIIVKEAAGEDASAAIRLNDLLLPIVKGYGSEKSYEQLAQSLQTFGGSGYLQEYPIEQYIRDAKIDTLYEGTTAIQGQDFFFRKIVRDQGQALTALSDEIKKFLADSTGGEELEQARGELAKAAADLEAIVGAMLTDLAATEKDVKSIYKVGLNTTRVLMASGDVVIGYLLLKGAAVAAEKLAGASAKDKPFYTGKIAAAKFFAHNVLPGVGVQRGLAESVDQSLMELDEAAF; the protein is encoded by the coding sequence ATGGGGCACTACAAGTCGAATCTCCGCGACATCGAGTTCAACCTCTTCGAGGTGCTCGGCCGTGACAGCGTGTACGGCACCGGACCGTTCGCGGAGATGGATGTCGACACCGCCAAGAGCGTGCTGTCCGAGATCGCCCGGCTGTCGGAGAACGAGCTGGCGGAGTCGTTCACCGACGCCGACCGCAACCCGCCGGTCTTCGACCCGGACACCAACACCGCGCCTGTGCCGGACACGTTCAAGAAGAGCTACCAGGCCTTCATGGACGCCGAGTGGTGGCGCCTGGGCATCCCGGAGGAGCTCGGCGGCACCACCGCGCCGCGCTCGCTCCTCTGGGGCTTCGCCGAGACGATCCTGGGCGCCAACCCGGCCGTGTGGATGTACGCGTCCGGCCCCGCCTTCGCCGGTGTGCTCTTCGAGGAGGGCACCGAGGAGCAGCACCGCATAGCCCAGCTGATGGTGGACAAGCAGTGGGGCTCCACCATGGTGCTCACCGAGCCGGACGCCGGTTCGGACGTCGGCGCCGGCCGCACCAAGGCCGTGCAGCAGGAGGACGGCACCTGGCACATCGAGGGCGTCAAGCGCTTCATCACCTCCGGTGAGCACGACATGTCCGAGAACATCGTGCACTTCGTCCTCGCCCGCCCCGAGGGTGCCGGTCCGGGCACCAAGGGCCTGTCGCTCTTCATCGTGCCGAAGTACGACTTCGACTGGGAGACCGGCGAGCTGGGCGAGCGCAACGGCGCCTACGCCACCAACGTCGAGCACAAGATGGGCCTGAAGGCCTCCAACACCTGCGAGATGACCTTCGGCGCCAACCACCCGGCCAAGGGCTGGCTGCTCGGCGAGAAGCACGACGGCATCCGCCAGATGTTCAAGATCATCGAGTTCGCCCGGATGATGGTCGGCACGAAGGCCATCGCCACCCTCTCCACCGGCTACCTCAACGCGCTGGAGTACGCCAAGGAGCGCGTGCAGGGCCCGGACCTGGCCGCCTTCACCGACAAGACCGCGCCGCGCGTCACGATCACCCACCACCCCGATGTGCGCCGCTCGCTGATGACGCAGAAGGCGTACGCCGAGGGCATGCGCGCCCTGGTGCTCTACACCGCCACGGTCCAGGACGAGATCATCGTCAAGGAGGCCGCGGGCGAGGACGCGAGCGCCGCGATCCGCCTCAACGACCTGCTGCTGCCGATCGTCAAGGGCTACGGCTCGGAGAAGTCCTACGAGCAGCTGGCGCAGTCGCTGCAGACCTTCGGCGGCTCCGGGTACCTGCAGGAGTACCCGATCGAGCAGTACATCCGCGACGCCAAGATCGACACCCTCTACGAGGGCACCACCGCGATCCAGGGCCAGGACTTCTTCTTCCGGAAGATCGTCCGCGACCAGGGCCAGGCGCTCACCGCGCTCTCCGACGAGATCAAGAAGTTCCTCGCGGACAGCACCGGCGGCGAGGAGCTGGAGCAGGCCCGCGGCGAGCTGGCCAAGGCGGCCGCCGACCTGGAGGCGATCGTCGGCGCCATGCTGACCGACCTCGCGGCGACCGAGAAGGACGTCAAGTCCATCTACAAGGTCGGCCTGAACACCACCCGTGTGCTGATGGCCTCCGGTGACGTCGTCATCGGCTACCTCCTGCTCAAGGGTGCGGCCGTGGCCGCGGAGAAGCTGGCCGGCGCCTCGGCGAAGGACAAGCCCTTCTACACCGGCAAGATCGCCGCGGCGAAGTTCTTCGCGCACAACGTCCTGCCGGGCGTCGGCGTCCAGCGCGGGCTGGCCGAGTCCGTCGACCAGTCGCTGATGGAGCTCGACGAGGCCGCGTTCTAG
- a CDS encoding SseB family protein: protein MYGYDQNAGAGQQQYGAPPPPPQQSPPGGYGEAPLYPEPSPPSLADAVRAFTTGSMSAEDFQGIFSTSKIYCPRGDNPGFLALHNTQQPVIPMFTSLKELRRYAGKESKYFVITGAEVLDLLPTGYGFVLDMEGDHRMVFDAKAVEQMVDFAMRRMYG from the coding sequence ATGTACGGCTACGACCAGAACGCGGGTGCCGGGCAGCAGCAATACGGAGCGCCGCCGCCCCCGCCGCAGCAATCGCCCCCCGGGGGCTACGGCGAGGCGCCGCTGTATCCCGAGCCGTCCCCGCCCTCGCTCGCCGATGCGGTGCGCGCCTTCACCACCGGCTCGATGTCGGCCGAGGACTTCCAGGGCATCTTCTCCACGTCCAAGATCTACTGCCCGCGCGGTGACAACCCCGGCTTCCTGGCGCTGCACAACACCCAGCAGCCGGTGATCCCGATGTTCACCTCCCTCAAGGAGCTGCGGCGGTACGCGGGCAAGGAGTCGAAGTACTTCGTGATCACCGGTGCCGAGGTGCTGGACCTGCTGCCGACCGGCTACGGGTTCGTCCTCGACATGGAGGGTGACCACCGGATGGTCTTCGACGCGAAGGCCGTGGAGCAGATGGTCGACTTCGCGATGCGGCGGATGTACGGCTGA
- a CDS encoding pirin family protein, whose product MPAVTVENPLTLPRVAAPVAAHARPVLAVATAPSGFEGEGFPVRRAFAGIDYQHLDPFIMMDQMGEVEYAPGEAKGTPWHPHRGFETVTYLLDGTFVHRDSHGGGGVINDGDTQWMTAGSGLLHIEAPPESLVMSGGLFHGLQLWVNLPKSDKMMTPRYQDIGGGQVKLLTSGDGGALLRLIAGDLDGHNGPGITHTPITMMHVTVNPGAELTLPWRKDFNALAYALAGRGSAGAEGRPFRMGQSVVFGAGDSVTIRADESQESRSPNFEVVLLGGLPIREPMMHYGPFVMNTHAELAQAFEDFQAGRLGTIPADGH is encoded by the coding sequence ATGCCCGCTGTGACCGTAGAGAACCCGCTGACCCTGCCGCGTGTGGCGGCGCCCGTCGCGGCGCACGCCCGTCCCGTGCTGGCCGTTGCCACCGCTCCGAGCGGCTTCGAGGGCGAGGGCTTCCCGGTGCGCCGGGCGTTCGCCGGCATCGACTACCAGCACCTCGACCCGTTCATCATGATGGACCAGATGGGCGAGGTGGAGTACGCGCCCGGAGAGGCCAAGGGCACGCCCTGGCACCCGCACCGCGGGTTCGAGACGGTGACCTATCTGCTCGACGGCACCTTCGTGCACCGTGATTCGCACGGGGGTGGCGGCGTCATCAACGACGGCGACACCCAGTGGATGACGGCGGGTTCGGGCCTGCTGCACATCGAGGCGCCGCCGGAGTCGCTGGTCATGTCCGGTGGTCTCTTCCACGGCCTCCAGCTGTGGGTGAACCTGCCGAAGAGCGACAAGATGATGACCCCTCGCTACCAGGACATCGGCGGCGGCCAGGTCAAGCTGCTGACCTCGGGCGACGGCGGAGCGCTGCTGCGGCTGATCGCCGGTGACCTCGACGGCCACAACGGTCCGGGTATCACCCATACGCCGATCACGATGATGCATGTGACGGTGAACCCGGGTGCGGAGCTGACCCTCCCCTGGCGCAAGGACTTCAACGCCCTCGCCTACGCCCTGGCCGGACGCGGCTCGGCCGGTGCGGAGGGACGCCCGTTCCGTATGGGGCAGTCGGTCGTGTTCGGTGCCGGGGACTCGGTCACGATCCGGGCGGACGAGTCCCAGGAGTCGCGCAGCCCGAACTTCGAGGTGGTGCTGCTCGGTGGGCTGCCGATCCGCGAGCCGATGATGCATTACGGCCCGTTCGTGATGAACACCCACGCCGAACTGGCGCAGGCCTTCGAGGACTTCCAGGCAGGCCGGCTCGGGACGATCCCCGCCGACGGGCACTGA
- a CDS encoding AI-2E family transporter: MRNDSEENGPGAGRERPRPAPPLLPVQARRAAAWCLVGLLLAAVAALVVWLCVELSAAVTPVLLALLGSGLLGPLYRRLVAMKLNRSLAAGLTCAVLVVVVGGAGYIVVSALVDTGDQIISSLRQAAKDLSQHFGAAGTSLDDLASKSKGFVAKFGGTAASGLLTGVSAVGQFLAAAVLALLLTFFFLRDADKAVRTLNHWAPGSSAPQLERMARRGFQSIEGFMRGTTFIALIDAVCITVGLLILRVPGAVGLGALVFVGAYIPYLGAFISGAVAILVALADRGFVIALWALGVVLAVQVLEGHVLQPMIQSRTVKMHPATVLLAITAGASVAGILGMLLSVPLTAAVTGILHELREHYAAGPDSDDTGPAASPASS, translated from the coding sequence GTGCGAAACGACTCGGAGGAAAACGGGCCCGGCGCCGGACGGGAACGGCCACGGCCCGCACCGCCGTTGCTGCCGGTCCAGGCCCGCCGCGCCGCGGCCTGGTGTCTGGTGGGGCTGTTGCTCGCGGCCGTGGCCGCCCTCGTGGTGTGGCTGTGCGTCGAACTGAGCGCGGCGGTCACGCCCGTACTGCTGGCGCTGCTCGGTAGCGGGCTGCTCGGACCGCTCTACCGGCGGCTGGTGGCGATGAAGCTCAACCGCTCACTGGCCGCCGGACTGACCTGCGCGGTCCTTGTGGTGGTGGTCGGCGGCGCCGGATACATCGTCGTCAGCGCGCTGGTCGACACCGGTGACCAGATCATCTCCTCGCTCAGGCAGGCCGCCAAGGACCTCTCCCAGCACTTCGGAGCGGCCGGTACCTCGCTCGACGATCTCGCCTCCAAGTCCAAGGGGTTCGTCGCCAAGTTCGGCGGTACCGCGGCCTCGGGGCTGCTGACCGGTGTCAGCGCGGTCGGCCAGTTCCTCGCCGCCGCGGTCCTGGCCCTGCTGCTGACCTTCTTCTTCCTGCGGGACGCAGACAAGGCCGTCCGCACGCTGAACCACTGGGCGCCCGGCAGCTCCGCACCGCAGCTGGAGCGGATGGCCCGCCGCGGCTTCCAGTCCATCGAAGGCTTTATGCGGGGCACCACCTTCATCGCCCTGATCGACGCCGTCTGCATCACCGTCGGACTGCTGATCCTCCGGGTGCCGGGCGCGGTCGGGCTGGGCGCGCTGGTCTTCGTCGGCGCCTATATCCCCTACCTCGGCGCCTTTATCTCCGGCGCCGTGGCGATCCTGGTGGCGCTGGCCGACCGTGGCTTTGTGATCGCACTCTGGGCGCTCGGCGTCGTCCTGGCCGTGCAGGTGCTGGAGGGGCATGTACTGCAGCCGATGATCCAGAGCCGGACGGTCAAGATGCATCCGGCGACGGTGCTGCTGGCGATCACCGCGGGCGCCAGCGTCGCCGGGATCCTCGGCATGCTGCTGTCCGTACCGCTGACCGCCGCCGTCACCGGCATCCTCCACGAGCTGCGGGAGCACTACGCCGCGGGACCGGACTCCGATGACACCGGGCCCGCCGCGTCCCCCGCGTCCTCGTAG